In Nostoc sp. CENA543, a single genomic region encodes these proteins:
- a CDS encoding family 10 glycosylhydrolase, with the protein MTFSILPFGFWLLEPAQAQVTEYCRISSTAVKTKENLRLLALKGDKDANRRYQQLIQKHAKEVQQCRNRTWPQVQAVWLRLYACDLKPGAIDQIMDRVINDGYNQVYLEAFYDGRVLLPAANNPTVWPSAIRNPGAEKADLLATAIKKGKQRGLKVYTWLYTTNFGYSYALRRDRESAIARNGKGQTSLYVVNDGNQVFIDPYNEQAKRDYYRMVQEILRRRPDGVLFDYIRYPRQAGSDSIATKVTDLWLFTKATQEALFRRAQNNKGLELIRRFLGKGYITAGDISEVDQLYPQESEPLWQGRTPPTQEKSLLSANERQPLIQTELWLLTVAHAMQGIIDFVTLASLPAKQLGIPSGAVFFPEGNQVVGQGYDSRLQPWDQFPSSLQWHPMSYANCGNVNCIVEQVQRVISLAKPGTQIIPALAGKWGEPVSNRPSLEEQMQALQQFAPKLKGVSHFAYSWQYPDHDSDRKFCR; encoded by the coding sequence ATGACTTTCTCGATATTGCCTTTTGGCTTCTGGCTTCTTGAACCAGCCCAAGCACAAGTCACAGAATATTGTCGCATCTCATCAACTGCGGTCAAAACTAAAGAAAATTTGCGCTTATTAGCCCTCAAAGGGGATAAAGACGCTAACAGACGCTATCAACAATTAATTCAAAAACACGCCAAAGAAGTCCAGCAATGTCGTAACCGCACTTGGCCGCAAGTCCAGGCTGTATGGTTACGTTTATACGCTTGTGATCTGAAGCCAGGGGCTATAGATCAGATTATGGATCGAGTGATTAATGATGGCTATAACCAAGTTTATCTAGAAGCATTTTATGATGGACGCGTCTTGTTACCCGCAGCCAATAACCCGACAGTTTGGCCTTCAGCGATTCGCAATCCTGGTGCAGAAAAAGCTGATTTACTCGCCACAGCCATTAAAAAAGGCAAGCAAAGGGGGTTAAAAGTCTATACTTGGCTGTATACTACCAACTTTGGCTATAGCTACGCACTCAGACGAGATAGAGAAAGTGCGATCGCCCGTAACGGTAAGGGTCAAACTAGCTTATATGTTGTCAATGACGGCAATCAAGTATTTATCGACCCCTACAACGAACAAGCCAAACGCGACTATTACCGCATGGTGCAAGAAATCCTCCGCCGTCGTCCCGATGGAGTGTTGTTTGACTACATTCGCTATCCTCGTCAAGCTGGTAGTGATTCCATCGCCACCAAAGTTACAGATTTATGGTTATTTACTAAAGCTACTCAAGAAGCTTTGTTCCGTCGCGCCCAAAATAACAAAGGACTAGAGTTAATCCGGCGTTTCTTAGGCAAAGGATACATCACAGCCGGAGATATTAGCGAAGTTGATCAACTCTATCCTCAAGAAAGTGAACCGTTATGGCAAGGCCGTACTCCCCCAACCCAAGAAAAATCACTCCTGTCAGCCAACGAAAGACAACCCCTAATACAAACAGAATTGTGGTTATTGACGGTAGCCCATGCCATGCAAGGCATTATAGATTTTGTCACCTTAGCTAGTCTCCCAGCTAAACAACTCGGTATTCCCTCCGGTGCGGTATTTTTCCCAGAAGGTAATCAAGTTGTAGGACAAGGCTATGATTCCCGCTTGCAACCGTGGGATCAGTTTCCTAGTTCCTTACAATGGCATCCCATGTCCTATGCAAATTGCGGTAACGTTAACTGTATTGTGGAACAAGTGCAACGGGTAATCAGTTTGGCCAAGCCAGGAACACAAATCATCCCAGCGTTAGCGGGTAAATGGGGAGAACCAGTGAGTAATCGTCCCTCATTAGAAGAGCAAATGCAAGCATTACAGCAGTTTGCACCCAAACTTAAGGGTGTGAGTCACTTTGCCTATTCTTGGCAGTATCCTGATCATGATAGCGATCGCAAATTCTGCCGTTAG
- a CDS encoding LOG family protein codes for MTSSASFDTFESLQADIAGLIDRLPSLKHRQFIQQALGTIIRLADSDIDRLDWKILSAALADMEQGFQLFYDYRHVRKVTIFGSARLAPETPEYQMALQFGRAVTKLGFMVMTGGGGGIMQAGHEGAGRENSFGLNIQLPFEQQANPIIEGDPKLIHFKYFFTRKLFLLKESDAVALFPGGFGTQDEAFECMTLSQTGKFGPVPLVLIDHPGGDYWQSWSQYINEHLVKQGLVSPEDPSLYTVTDNLEVACEAITRFYQVYHSSRYVGDLLVIRLMQELSDAEVGQLNEQFSDIIVKGKIEKSQALPQESQDETIDLPRIVLYFNQRDLGRLYQMIAVINQMGIPAAKEQLHPEKK; via the coding sequence ATGACTTCATCTGCGTCGTTTGACACATTCGAGTCTCTCCAAGCGGATATCGCTGGATTAATTGATCGCTTACCGAGTTTAAAACATCGGCAATTCATTCAGCAGGCTTTAGGTACAATTATTCGCCTAGCTGATAGTGATATTGACCGCCTCGATTGGAAGATATTGTCTGCTGCTCTAGCTGATATGGAGCAAGGCTTTCAACTATTTTATGACTATCGACACGTCCGTAAGGTGACTATTTTTGGGTCAGCGCGGCTAGCACCAGAAACTCCAGAGTACCAAATGGCACTGCAATTTGGACGCGCTGTCACCAAGTTAGGTTTTATGGTCATGACAGGCGGCGGTGGTGGAATTATGCAGGCTGGTCATGAAGGTGCGGGGCGAGAAAATTCTTTTGGTTTAAATATTCAGTTACCTTTTGAACAGCAAGCTAACCCCATCATTGAGGGCGATCCGAAACTCATTCACTTTAAATATTTCTTCACTCGTAAGTTATTTCTGCTCAAAGAAAGTGATGCTGTAGCCTTATTTCCTGGTGGCTTCGGTACTCAGGATGAGGCTTTCGAGTGTATGACATTGAGTCAAACAGGTAAATTTGGCCCTGTACCATTAGTTTTAATAGACCATCCTGGCGGTGATTATTGGCAATCTTGGAGTCAATACATCAATGAGCATTTAGTGAAGCAAGGTTTAGTCAGCCCTGAAGATCCGAGCCTTTATACCGTCACTGATAACTTGGAAGTTGCTTGTGAGGCTATTACCCGTTTTTATCAGGTTTATCACTCTAGTCGCTATGTAGGCGATTTATTAGTCATTCGTTTGATGCAAGAACTATCGGATGCAGAGGTAGGTCAGTTAAATGAGCAATTTAGCGACATCATTGTCAAAGGGAAAATAGAAAAGAGTCAGGCTTTACCCCAAGAAAGCCAAGACGAAACTATTGATTTACCACGCATAGTTTTATACTTTAATCAACGGGATTTAGGACGTTTATACCAAATGATTGCGGTAATTAATCAGATGGGTATTCCTGCCGCCAAAGAGCAATTACATCCAGAAAAAAAATAA
- the trxA gene encoding thioredoxin: MSAAAQVTDSTFKQEVLDSDVPVLVDFWAPWCGPCRMVAPVVDEIAAQYEGQLKVVKVNTDENPQVASQYGIRSIPTLMIFKGGQKVDMVVGAVPKTTLSNTLDKHLR; this comes from the coding sequence ATGTCAGCAGCCGCACAAGTTACAGATTCTACTTTTAAGCAAGAGGTACTCGATAGCGATGTACCTGTTTTAGTCGATTTTTGGGCTCCTTGGTGTGGCCCTTGCAGAATGGTAGCTCCTGTTGTAGATGAAATCGCAGCTCAGTACGAAGGTCAACTGAAAGTTGTAAAAGTCAACACGGATGAAAATCCTCAAGTTGCCAGCCAATATGGTATCCGCAGTATCCCCACTTTGATGATATTTAAAGGTGGACAAAAGGTTGATATGGTAGTCGGTGCAGTACCTAAAACTACATTATCTAATACCTTGGATAAGCATCTACGCTAA
- a CDS encoding GuaB3 family IMP dehydrogenase-related protein: MEIQLGRGKTARRAYGIDEIALVPGNRTLDPSLADTRWKIGNIEREIPIIASAMDGVVDVGMAVKLSQLGALGVLNLEGIQTRYLDPNPILDRIASVGKDEFVSLMQELYAEPIKPELIEKRIQEIKAQGGIAAVSATPAGASKYGEVVAKAGADLFFIQATVVSTAHLSPESITPLDLAEFCRSMPIPVVLGNCVTYEVTLDLMKAGAAAVLVGIGPGAACTSRGVLGVGVPQATAIADCAAARDEYFAATGKYVPIIADGGLITGGDICKCIACGADGVMIGSPFARAAEAPGRGYHWGMATPSPVLPRGTRIRVGTTGSLAQILTGPAGLDDGTHNLLGALKTSMGTLGAKDIKEMQQVEVVIAPSLLTEGKVYQKAQQLGMGK, translated from the coding sequence GTGGAAATTCAACTTGGGCGGGGGAAGACAGCTCGTAGAGCCTACGGCATTGATGAAATTGCTTTAGTCCCTGGTAACAGAACACTAGATCCGAGTTTAGCCGATACTCGGTGGAAAATTGGTAATATCGAACGAGAAATTCCCATTATTGCCAGTGCAATGGATGGTGTGGTTGATGTGGGTATGGCTGTCAAGTTGTCACAGCTTGGGGCATTGGGTGTTCTCAATTTAGAGGGTATCCAAACTCGCTATCTTGACCCAAACCCTATTTTGGATCGGATTGCATCAGTAGGCAAAGATGAATTTGTTTCCTTGATGCAAGAACTGTATGCCGAGCCAATTAAGCCAGAATTAATTGAAAAACGTATTCAGGAAATTAAAGCACAAGGTGGCATTGCTGCTGTCAGTGCAACTCCAGCAGGTGCGAGCAAGTACGGTGAAGTAGTGGCAAAAGCTGGAGCAGATTTATTTTTTATCCAAGCTACAGTGGTTTCCACGGCTCACTTATCACCAGAGTCCATTACACCCCTCGATTTAGCTGAATTTTGCCGTTCTATGCCCATTCCCGTGGTGTTGGGGAACTGTGTCACCTATGAAGTTACTTTAGATTTAATGAAAGCTGGGGCGGCGGCTGTATTAGTAGGGATAGGCCCTGGTGCGGCTTGTACCTCTCGTGGGGTCTTGGGTGTGGGTGTACCCCAAGCAACTGCGATCGCTGATTGTGCGGCTGCTCGTGATGAATACTTTGCAGCCACAGGTAAATATGTCCCCATCATTGCCGATGGTGGTCTAATCACTGGGGGCGATATCTGTAAATGTATTGCCTGTGGTGCCGATGGTGTGATGATTGGTTCTCCCTTTGCTAGAGCCGCAGAAGCCCCAGGAAGAGGCTATCACTGGGGTATGGCAACTCCCAGCCCTGTATTGCCCCGTGGAACACGCATTCGCGTTGGTACAACTGGTTCTTTAGCCCAAATTCTCACCGGCCCCGCAGGTCTAGATGATGGTACTCATAATCTTTTGGGTGCTTTAAAAACTAGTATGGGCACTCTAGGTGCAAAAGATATCAAAGAAATGCAGCAAGTTGAAGTTGTGATTGCTCCTTCTTTGTTAACCGAAGGTAAGGTTTATCAAAAAGCCCAACAATTAGGTATGGGTAAGTAA
- a CDS encoding endonuclease MutS2, whose product MIQSETLELLEWHRLCQHLSTFAATKLGAIASLRLQIPASQAASEDLLAQTQEVYQLESRITTGLSFEGVQDIGDSLERAELQGILAGDELLAIATTLAGARNLRRVIDNQEDLFILKELVSELRTYPELEQEIHRCIDERGQVTDRASVKIGEIRTELRRLRSQITQKLQNILQVKSGAVQEQIITQRGDRYVIPVKAPQKDAIPGIVHDTSTSGATLYIEPNSIVPMGNQLRQTLRREQAEAEAIRRALTEQVAAVKPDLERLLAIVTTLDLATARARYSLWLQANPPRFVDREQQEIITLRQLRHPLLVWQQQHEQGHAVIPVDLLISPYIKVVTITGPNTGGKTVTLKTLGLAALMAKVGLFVPAREPVEIPWFDQILADIGDEQSLQQSLSTFSGHIRRISRILNALALETGEEATDNSQSPLPLIPRGVPEFPNPQSLVLLDEVGAGTDPAEGSALAIALLQYLADHAQLTIATTHFGELKALKYDDARFENASVEFNETTLSPTYRLLWGIPGRSNALAIALRLGLKPEVVEQAKTQVGEATDEVNQVIAGLEAQRRSQETKAAEAQKLLQQAERLYKEVSAKAAALQEREQSLRASQEVAVQQAITQAKGEIAKVIRRLQQGTATAQDAQQATSAINQIAQKYQPAPPPKPKIGFMPKVGDRVRLSQFGQTAEVLTAPNDDGEFSVRFGIMKMTVKLQDIESLDGQKPEPIAKPKPSPTTVTPPPQTAPAIRTSQNTVDIRGKRVADAEIILDKAISEAQGQIWVIHGHGTGKLRQGVHTFLQQHPRVSRFEAAEQADGGSGVTVAYVG is encoded by the coding sequence TTGATCCAATCTGAAACTTTAGAACTACTGGAATGGCATCGTTTATGCCAGCACCTCTCCACATTTGCCGCTACTAAGTTAGGGGCGATCGCGTCTTTGCGTCTTCAAATTCCTGCTTCTCAAGCAGCAAGTGAGGATTTATTAGCACAAACTCAAGAAGTCTATCAGCTAGAAAGTCGCATCACTACAGGATTATCTTTTGAAGGAGTTCAAGATATTGGGGATTCCCTAGAACGGGCTGAACTCCAAGGGATTTTGGCTGGGGATGAATTGTTGGCGATCGCTACTACTTTGGCTGGGGCGAGAAATTTACGGCGTGTTATTGATAACCAAGAAGATTTATTTATATTAAAAGAGCTAGTCTCTGAATTACGGACTTATCCTGAATTAGAGCAAGAAATTCACCGTTGTATTGATGAGCGAGGACAAGTAACTGACCGCGCTAGTGTCAAAATCGGAGAAATTCGCACGGAATTGCGGAGATTACGCAGTCAAATCACCCAAAAGCTCCAAAATATCCTTCAGGTAAAATCAGGGGCAGTCCAGGAACAAATTATTACCCAACGGGGTGATCGCTATGTTATCCCCGTGAAAGCACCCCAAAAAGATGCTATTCCTGGTATCGTTCATGACACTTCAACTAGTGGCGCAACTCTGTACATTGAACCGAATTCAATTGTGCCGATGGGCAACCAATTGCGGCAAACACTCAGAAGAGAACAAGCAGAAGCAGAAGCAATTCGGCGGGCATTAACAGAGCAAGTAGCAGCAGTTAAGCCTGATTTGGAAAGATTATTGGCAATTGTCACAACATTGGATTTGGCAACTGCCAGAGCTAGATACAGTTTGTGGTTACAAGCTAACCCCCCCAGATTTGTAGACAGAGAACAACAGGAAATTATTACCTTAAGACAATTACGCCATCCCCTATTAGTTTGGCAACAACAACATGAACAAGGTCATGCAGTAATTCCCGTTGATTTATTAATCAGCCCATATATCAAAGTAGTGACAATTACAGGGCCAAACACCGGAGGTAAAACAGTCACTCTAAAGACGCTAGGATTGGCAGCATTAATGGCCAAAGTAGGTTTATTTGTTCCAGCCCGTGAACCCGTAGAAATCCCTTGGTTTGACCAAATATTGGCAGATATAGGCGATGAACAATCCCTACAGCAAAGTTTATCCACCTTCTCAGGCCATATTCGGCGGATTAGTCGCATTTTAAATGCGTTGGCACTAGAGACTGGGGAAGAGGCGACAGATAATTCCCAATCCCCATTACCCCTTATCCCCAGAGGGGTCCCCGAGTTCCCCAATCCCCAATCCCTCGTCCTACTTGATGAAGTCGGTGCGGGGACAGATCCGGCAGAAGGGAGTGCCTTGGCGATCGCACTTTTACAATATTTGGCTGATCATGCCCAGTTAACAATCGCAACAACTCACTTCGGGGAATTGAAAGCCCTCAAATATGACGATGCACGATTTGAAAATGCTTCCGTAGAGTTTAATGAGACGACTTTATCGCCTACCTATCGCTTATTGTGGGGGATTCCTGGACGTTCCAACGCTTTGGCGATCGCTTTGCGTTTGGGCTTGAAACCAGAGGTGGTAGAACAGGCAAAAACTCAAGTAGGAGAGGCTACGGATGAGGTGAACCAAGTGATTGCAGGGTTAGAAGCCCAACGCCGTAGCCAAGAAACCAAAGCCGCAGAAGCTCAAAAACTTTTACAGCAAGCCGAACGTTTGTATAAAGAAGTTTCCGCCAAAGCCGCCGCCTTGCAAGAAAGAGAACAGTCTTTACGGGCTTCTCAAGAAGTCGCTGTACAACAGGCAATTACTCAAGCAAAAGGCGAGATTGCTAAGGTAATTCGCCGCTTGCAACAGGGTACAGCCACAGCCCAAGATGCCCAACAAGCAACTAGTGCGATCAATCAAATTGCCCAAAAATATCAACCAGCACCACCGCCTAAACCAAAAATTGGCTTTATGCCCAAAGTAGGCGATCGCGTCCGCTTATCTCAATTCGGGCAAACAGCAGAAGTGTTAACTGCACCTAACGATGATGGAGAGTTCAGCGTCCGCTTTGGCATTATGAAAATGACTGTCAAGTTACAAGATATCGAATCGCTTGACGGTCAAAAACCTGAACCCATCGCCAAACCAAAACCCAGTCCCACCACAGTTACACCGCCACCCCAAACCGCCCCAGCCATTCGCACCTCCCAAAATACCGTCGATATACGCGGTAAACGGGTGGCAGATGCGGAAATCATTCTAGATAAGGCAATTTCCGAAGCTCAAGGACAAATTTGGGTTATTCACGGTCACGGTACTGGTAAATTACGCCAAGGTGTCCATACTTTTTTACAACAGCATCCCAGAGTCAGCCGCTTTGAAGCAGCAGAACAGGCTGATGGTGGGAGTGGGGTAACAGTTGCTTATGTTGGTTGA
- a CDS encoding DUF3038 domain-containing protein — translation MLKVMHSAADSATPNSQWEELTKLPNPNVVQWENIKTQLDLVLMALETLTGIGSEAMLSAALDLNLESRVPDRVALWRLRQSNPIRKGQGGRKKLDVEEARSLVLIICHLAKQHQELIRRAVGLLEQMAAKNREPHQVALLGDYIDAFCNVYQERMEEDEQISTDLLTNLALKLLIDLLFYSAPGGHRRLWLALIDRSAKI, via the coding sequence ATGCTAAAAGTTATGCACTCGGCCGCTGATTCAGCCACTCCCAATTCTCAGTGGGAGGAGTTAACTAAACTTCCCAATCCCAATGTTGTGCAATGGGAAAACATTAAAACCCAGTTAGATTTGGTGCTGATGGCACTAGAAACTTTAACTGGTATTGGTTCTGAGGCAATGCTCTCAGCCGCACTTGATTTGAATTTGGAGTCAAGAGTGCCAGATCGCGTAGCTTTATGGCGACTGCGACAGTCGAATCCCATACGCAAAGGTCAAGGAGGGCGAAAAAAACTAGATGTGGAAGAAGCGCGATCGCTAGTTCTGATTATTTGTCATCTTGCCAAACAGCACCAAGAGTTGATTCGCCGTGCTGTTGGACTACTAGAACAAATGGCGGCAAAAAATCGAGAACCTCATCAGGTTGCTTTACTGGGGGATTACATTGATGCTTTCTGTAACGTTTATCAAGAACGCATGGAAGAGGATGAGCAAATCTCAACGGATCTACTTACCAACTTGGCACTCAAACTGCTAATCGATTTGCTGTTTTACAGCGCACCTGGTGGACATCGCCGTCTTTGGTTAGCACTCATAGACCGTTCCGCAAAAATTTGA
- a CDS encoding DUF4335 domain-containing protein yields the protein MPLSNSVIRRYTPPTCTLEVLAQSSPLSRWMGKPVLKQLTFELRFDDPALPEERRVPIRGDRDQLEALCDAVTTYVQELLQQSPESFCFSFSGLQDSNLVSNDTELTDFSPEPLLAKTSNNSTSPIPGSKIYLESTNYLTHNLYLGSLANQTSGAVIPLSLLQLFDLANALDEYTADVLALPILNQGSSVVRFPTWVTVAAMFVIAIGLTPFTWQYASNLRTKPTQTAKTADSPDTQIALQTPPAPNFPVPQTQLTPNTSSSLPLTSTPPLPETNSLPINSLPSPGANLPNTNTNTALAPNAVAEKQTTNSSPIQIPSGSSNSSLNIPDQLTIQSNPPIAGNSNELGIPLKRDLPPRLASTPPAPVPPPLATLPNPSPRTIPRLYSPTTVQQSQARISSSITTSSDEAETNSLAGRLRGEANRPAPTEVSVNSNSTLFDTPQVAEARDFLKKRWQPPTGFDQTLEYSVMVGVDGSIERIDPLGKAARENFDMVGMPAIGERFVSANRYGKSMRIRVVLSPDGKVQTFPESE from the coding sequence ATGCCTCTATCAAATTCTGTCATTCGTCGCTACACACCTCCTACTTGCACTCTAGAAGTATTAGCGCAAAGTTCTCCTTTATCTCGTTGGATGGGGAAACCTGTACTTAAGCAGTTAACCTTTGAGTTACGTTTTGATGATCCTGCCTTGCCAGAAGAACGGCGCGTGCCAATCAGAGGCGATCGCGACCAATTAGAAGCATTATGTGATGCTGTCACTACTTACGTACAAGAACTTCTTCAGCAGTCACCGGAAAGCTTTTGCTTCAGTTTTTCTGGTCTTCAGGATTCCAATCTAGTATCAAATGACACAGAATTAACAGATTTCTCACCAGAACCTTTATTAGCCAAAACATCAAATAATTCTACATCCCCAATTCCAGGGTCAAAAATTTACTTAGAATCTACCAATTATTTAACTCACAATTTATATCTCGGTTCTCTAGCTAATCAAACCTCTGGTGCTGTTATTCCTCTGAGTCTTTTACAACTGTTCGATTTAGCCAATGCTTTAGATGAATATACTGCTGATGTCTTGGCACTACCTATACTCAACCAAGGTAGTTCAGTAGTACGCTTCCCCACCTGGGTAACTGTAGCGGCCATGTTTGTCATCGCTATTGGTTTAACGCCGTTTACTTGGCAATATGCTAGTAATCTGCGGACAAAGCCAACGCAAACAGCTAAAACAGCAGATTCCCCAGATACACAAATTGCCCTACAAACCCCACCTGCACCTAATTTCCCCGTACCTCAAACTCAACTTACACCTAACACTTCATCATCCCTACCTCTGACTTCTACGCCTCCATTACCTGAAACTAACAGTCTGCCTATTAACAGCCTGCCATCCCCTGGTGCGAATCTCCCTAACACAAATACCAATACTGCTTTAGCACCAAATGCCGTTGCTGAAAAACAGACTACAAACTCATCCCCAATTCAAATTCCATCAGGGTCTAGTAATTCCTCGCTCAACATCCCAGACCAACTGACAATTCAGTCTAATCCTCCAATAGCGGGAAACTCAAATGAATTGGGGATTCCTCTCAAGCGCGATTTACCGCCTAGACTCGCTTCTACTCCACCTGCTCCCGTGCCGCCACCCTTGGCTACTTTACCAAATCCCAGTCCTAGAACCATTCCGCGACTATATTCACCAACAACTGTCCAACAGTCTCAAGCCAGAATCAGTTCCTCTATAACTACTTCATCTGATGAGGCTGAAACGAATTCCCTGGCTGGAAGATTAAGAGGTGAAGCAAATAGACCCGCACCCACAGAAGTTTCTGTTAACAGCAACAGCACTCTATTTGACACACCCCAAGTAGCAGAAGCTAGGGATTTTTTGAAAAAACGTTGGCAACCACCAACAGGTTTTGATCAAACTCTAGAATATAGCGTCATGGTGGGTGTGGATGGCTCGATTGAACGGATTGACCCATTAGGCAAAGCAGCTAGAGAGAACTTTGATATGGTGGGTATGCCTGCTATTGGTGAACGATTTGTTTCTGCCAATCGCTACGGCAAAAGTATGAGAATTCGAGTTGTTCTCAGTCCAGATGGTAAGGTGCAGACTTTTCCTGAGTCGGAATAA
- a CDS encoding ferredoxin translates to MDDFLPSPEQQENRSGFEPELGGFLRDAPERSGLEPELGGMVRQKGVYVDEITCIGCKHCAHVARNTFYIEPDYGRSRAIRQDGDAEEVIQEAIDTCPVDCIHWVDYTELRKLEEDRKYQVIPIVGYPVDHAVATSQKRQKKQKLKFKKSRS, encoded by the coding sequence ATGGATGATTTTCTGCCGTCACCGGAACAACAAGAAAATCGTTCCGGTTTCGAGCCAGAACTAGGCGGTTTTTTACGGGATGCGCCAGAACGTTCTGGATTAGAGCCGGAATTGGGGGGTATGGTGCGCCAAAAGGGTGTTTACGTTGATGAAATCACCTGTATTGGCTGTAAGCACTGCGCTCACGTAGCACGGAATACCTTTTACATTGAACCTGATTATGGGCGATCGCGGGCAATTCGCCAAGACGGGGACGCAGAGGAAGTTATTCAAGAAGCAATCGACACTTGTCCGGTTGATTGTATTCATTGGGTTGACTACACAGAACTCAGAAAATTAGAAGAAGATCGCAAATATCAGGTTATTCCCATAGTTGGTTATCCGGTAGATCATGCAGTTGCTACATCACAAAAGCGGCAGAAAAAACAAAAGCTAAAATTCAAAAAATCCCGTTCTTAA
- a CDS encoding DUF1257 domain-containing protein has product MSHFSQIKTQIRNLESLKDALTDLGIDWKPGPREVRGYRGQTHPAEITIEQENGYDIGFRWNGKEYELVADLQYWQQNLSVDGFLRQVTQRYAYQTVVQETARVGFQVAEQQKNADGSIRLVVQRWSA; this is encoded by the coding sequence ATGTCACACTTTAGCCAAATTAAAACTCAAATCCGTAACCTAGAATCATTAAAAGATGCTCTCACCGATTTGGGCATAGACTGGAAACCAGGCCCCAGGGAAGTACGTGGATATCGCGGCCAAACCCATCCTGCGGAAATCACCATTGAGCAGGAAAATGGCTATGATATCGGCTTTAGATGGAATGGCAAAGAATACGAACTGGTCGCTGATTTACAATATTGGCAACAAAATCTTTCTGTAGATGGTTTCTTGCGCCAAGTCACCCAGCGTTATGCTTATCAAACAGTCGTACAAGAAACAGCGCGCGTTGGCTTTCAGGTAGCTGAACAGCAAAAAAATGCAGATGGTTCGATTCGCTTAGTTGTACAACGCTGGAGTGCGTAA
- a CDS encoding DUF2997 domain-containing protein, which produces METLEFIIYPDGRVQEKVTGIVGSSCAEVTAAIEAQLGQVLTQEPTSEYFAANVQESGMANTQNTYSDW; this is translated from the coding sequence ATGGAGACATTAGAGTTCATCATCTATCCAGACGGTCGGGTACAAGAAAAAGTCACTGGCATTGTGGGATCTTCTTGCGCTGAAGTTACAGCAGCGATAGAGGCGCAGCTAGGACAAGTGCTGACTCAAGAGCCAACCTCAGAATATTTCGCCGCTAATGTGCAGGAATCTGGTATGGCGAATACGCAGAATACTTACAGCGATTGGTAA
- a CDS encoding choice-of-anchor E domain-containing protein, with protein sequence MTTTLFKTIGAATTLAAIALTASSANAASLSYTSATSFQATNIIDAPLSIQKFDSALGTLNSVTLKFTGDLQGLARFENLSPSSTPVTVNLGGQLGLKLGSQSLFSLNPTQSYNYQVGGFDGTIDFSGASGKTVDGLMASGTATQSFTNNSLLQAFTGTGNIDLSFSALASSTVIGSGNFISQIQTLAKAGVEVVYDYDPVKSVPEPSAALGFGLFAGIGLLSQRKKIRLKASN encoded by the coding sequence ATGACAACAACACTATTTAAGACTATTGGTGCTGCTACAACCTTAGCGGCTATTGCTTTAACTGCTAGTTCTGCTAATGCTGCATCTCTTAGCTACACCAGTGCAACTAGCTTTCAAGCAACAAACATTATCGATGCACCTTTGAGCATCCAAAAATTCGATTCAGCTCTTGGTACACTCAACAGCGTGACTTTGAAATTTACTGGCGATCTGCAAGGACTGGCGAGATTTGAAAACCTCAGTCCTAGTTCTACTCCTGTAACAGTAAATCTGGGTGGTCAACTAGGTTTAAAACTAGGTAGTCAATCTTTGTTCAGTCTCAACCCCACACAATCTTATAACTACCAAGTTGGCGGTTTTGACGGAACGATTGATTTTAGTGGTGCTTCTGGTAAGACTGTTGACGGATTAATGGCTTCAGGAACAGCCACTCAAAGTTTTACTAATAACTCTCTGTTACAAGCGTTTACTGGTACTGGCAATATAGACCTATCGTTCTCTGCTTTGGCTTCTTCAACAGTCATTGGTTCTGGTAACTTTATCTCCCAAATTCAAACTCTTGCTAAAGCAGGTGTTGAAGTCGTTTACGATTATGATCCCGTTAAGTCTGTACCCGAACCCTCTGCTGCATTAGGATTTGGTCTCTTTGCAGGTATTGGTCTATTATCTCAACGCAAAAAAATCCGTCTGAAAGCATCTAACTAA